The Kosakonia sacchari SP1 genome includes a window with the following:
- the zapA gene encoding cell division protein ZapA → MSAQPVDIQIFGRSLRVNCPPEQRDALNQAAEDLNQRLQDLKVRTRVTNTEQLVFIAALNISYELTQEKAKTREYAASMEQRIRMLQQTIEQALLDQGRITERPGPKFE, encoded by the coding sequence ATGTCTGCACAACCCGTCGATATCCAAATTTTTGGCCGTTCACTGCGAGTGAATTGCCCGCCTGAACAGAGAGATGCTCTGAATCAGGCCGCGGAGGATCTGAATCAGCGGTTGCAAGATCTGAAGGTTCGCACTAGAGTCACAAATACTGAGCAGTTGGTGTTTATCGCCGCGTTGAACATTAGCTACGAGCTGACTCAGGAAAAAGCAAAGACCCGCGAATACGCCGCCAGCATGGAACAGCGTATTCGGATGTTACAGCAGACCATCGAACAAGCATTGCTTGATCAAGGTCGCATAACAGAAAGACCGGGACCAAAGTTTGAATAA
- the pepP gene encoding Xaa-Pro aminopeptidase, translated as MTQLEFLRRRQALLAQMVPGSAALIFAAPEATRSADSEYPYRQHSDFWYFTGFNEPEAVLVLIKSNDTHNHSVLFNRVRDKTAEIWFGRRLGQEAAPEKLGVDRALAFPEINEHLYQLLNGLDAVYHAQGEFDYADAIVFTALDKLRKGSRQNLLAPPTLTDWRPMVHEMRLFKSAEEIDVMRRAGEISALAHTRAMQVCRPGMFEYQLEGEIQHEFNRHGARFPSYNTIVGSGVNGCILHYTENESQMRDGDLVLIDAGCEYKGYAGDITRTFPVNGKFTPAQREIYDIVLASLERALALFRPGTSIQEVTSEVVRIMITGLVKLGILKGEVDELVEKNAHRPFFMHGLSHWLGLDVHDVGVYGKDRSRELAPGMVLTVEPGLYIAPDADVPEQYRGIGIRIEDDIVITEDGNENLTASVVKSADEIEALMAAPRS; from the coding sequence ATGACACAGCTTGAGTTTCTCCGTCGCCGCCAGGCATTGCTGGCGCAGATGGTGCCGGGCAGCGCAGCGTTAATTTTCGCCGCACCGGAAGCCACGCGCAGCGCAGACAGTGAATACCCGTACCGCCAGCACAGCGATTTCTGGTATTTCACTGGTTTTAACGAGCCGGAAGCGGTGCTGGTGCTGATCAAAAGTAATGACACCCACAACCACAGCGTGTTGTTCAACCGCGTGCGCGACAAAACCGCCGAGATCTGGTTTGGCCGTCGCCTTGGTCAGGAAGCCGCACCGGAAAAGCTGGGCGTCGATCGCGCGCTGGCTTTCCCGGAAATCAACGAACATCTTTATCAATTGCTCAACGGTCTTGATGCGGTGTACCACGCGCAGGGTGAATTCGACTATGCCGACGCCATTGTGTTTACCGCCCTGGATAAGTTGCGCAAAGGCTCGCGTCAGAATCTGCTTGCGCCGCCAACGTTAACCGACTGGCGGCCAATGGTGCATGAAATGCGCCTGTTTAAATCTGCCGAAGAGATAGACGTGATGCGTCGCGCCGGGGAGATCTCCGCGCTGGCGCATACCCGTGCGATGCAGGTTTGCCGTCCGGGGATGTTTGAATATCAGCTTGAAGGTGAGATTCAGCACGAGTTTAACCGCCACGGCGCGCGGTTTCCCTCCTATAACACCATCGTGGGTTCCGGCGTCAATGGCTGCATCCTGCACTACACGGAAAATGAGAGCCAGATGCGTGATGGCGATCTGGTGCTGATTGATGCCGGTTGTGAATACAAAGGATATGCCGGCGATATAACCCGTACCTTCCCGGTAAACGGCAAATTCACCCCGGCGCAGCGCGAAATCTACGATATTGTGCTGGCGTCACTGGAACGTGCCCTTGCGCTTTTCCGCCCAGGTACGTCGATCCAGGAAGTGACCAGCGAAGTGGTGCGCATCATGATTACCGGGCTGGTGAAGCTCGGCATCCTGAAAGGTGAAGTCGATGAGCTGGTGGAAAAAAACGCGCATCGCCCGTTTTTCATGCACGGCTTAAGCCACTGGCTCGGGTTGGATGTGCACGATGTTGGTGTCTATGGCAAAGATCGTTCGCGTGAACTGGCGCCAGGCATGGTGCTGACGGTTGAACCAGGCCTTTACATCGCGCCGGATGCTGATGTGCCGGAGCAGTATCGCGGTATTGGCATTCGTATTGAAGATGACATCGTCATCACTGAAGACGGCAACGAAAATCTGACCGCCAGCGTCGTGAAAAGCGCTGACGAGATTGAAGCGCTGATGGCGGCACCACGTTCATGA
- the rpiA gene encoding ribose-5-phosphate isomerase RpiA, translated as MTQDELKKAVGWAALKYVEPGTIVGVGTGSTAAHFIDALGTMKGQIEGAVSSSDASTEKLKSLGITVFDLNEVDRLGIYVDGADEINGQMQMIKGGGAALTREKVIASVADKFICIADASKQVDILGKFPLPVEVIPMARSAVARELVKLGGRPEYRQNVVTDNGNVILDVYGLEIIDPIALENSINALPGVVTVGLFANRGADVALIGTADGVKTIVK; from the coding sequence ATGACGCAGGATGAACTCAAAAAAGCAGTGGGCTGGGCAGCGCTGAAGTATGTAGAACCTGGCACTATTGTGGGGGTTGGCACCGGCTCTACCGCTGCACACTTTATTGACGCGCTGGGCACAATGAAAGGCCAGATTGAAGGCGCGGTTTCCAGCTCGGACGCGTCCACCGAGAAACTGAAAAGCCTTGGCATTACCGTATTCGATCTCAACGAAGTGGACCGCCTGGGCATTTATGTGGATGGCGCGGATGAGATTAACGGCCAGATGCAGATGATCAAAGGCGGCGGCGCGGCGCTGACGCGTGAAAAAGTTATCGCCTCGGTGGCGGATAAATTCATCTGTATCGCGGATGCTTCCAAGCAGGTTGATATCCTCGGTAAATTCCCACTGCCGGTGGAAGTGATTCCAATGGCGCGTAGTGCTGTTGCTCGCGAGCTGGTCAAGCTGGGCGGTCGTCCGGAATATCGCCAGAACGTGGTGACGGATAATGGCAACGTCATTCTGGATGTTTATGGTCTTGAGATCATCGACCCGATTGCGCTGGAAAACAGCATCAATGCGTTGCCAGGTGTAGTGACTGTGGGGTTATTTGCTAATCGTGGCGCGGATGTGGCGCTGATCGGCACTGCTGATGGCGTGAAAACTATCGTGAAATGA
- a CDS encoding YecA/YgfB family protein, translating to MSIQNEIPGYNDVAQLLNQQGVGLLPAEMHGLIAGILCGGNNDSSWQPLLHDLTNDGLAFGHELAQALRSMHSATSDSLEDDGFLFQLYLPDGDDVSVFDRADALAGWVNHFLLGLGVTQPKLDKVTGETGEAIDDLRNIAQLGYDEDEDQEELEMSLEEIVEYVRVAALLCHDTFTRPQPTVPEVRKPTLH from the coding sequence ATGTCTATACAGAACGAAATACCTGGTTACAACGATGTAGCCCAGCTACTCAACCAACAGGGCGTTGGATTACTTCCTGCTGAAATGCACGGGCTTATCGCGGGGATCCTCTGCGGCGGTAACAACGATAGTTCCTGGCAGCCGTTGCTGCATGATTTAACCAACGACGGTCTGGCATTCGGTCACGAGCTGGCGCAAGCGCTGCGCAGCATGCATTCAGCAACCAGCGACTCGCTGGAAGATGACGGTTTCCTGTTTCAGCTCTATTTGCCGGATGGCGATGATGTTAGCGTTTTCGACCGCGCCGACGCGCTGGCGGGCTGGGTGAACCATTTTCTGCTGGGGCTGGGCGTCACCCAGCCGAAGCTCGATAAAGTGACGGGTGAAACCGGCGAAGCGATTGATGATCTGCGCAATATTGCGCAGTTGGGTTATGACGAAGACGAAGATCAGGAAGAGCTGGAAATGTCGCTCGAAGAGATCGTCGAGTACGTCCGTGTCGCGGCGCTGCTTTGCCACGACACGTTCACGCGCCCGCAGCCAACCGTGCCGGAAGTGCGTAAACCCACGTTACATTAA
- a CDS encoding 5-formyltetrahydrofolate cyclo-ligase encodes MTQLPDFPSSRQEIRNVIRQRRRELTPEQQTHFAQQAAASMMAYAPVVMAHSVALFLSFDGELDTQPLIEQLWRSGKRVYLPVLHPFSPGNLLFLHYHPHSQLVVNRLKIQEPKLDVRDVLPLSQLDVLITPLVAFDEQGQRLGMGGGFYDRTLQNWREYGLQPVGYAHDCQGVEKLPVEEWDIPLPAVVTPSRIWQW; translated from the coding sequence ATGACGCAACTTCCTGATTTTCCTTCGTCACGACAAGAAATCCGCAACGTTATTCGCCAGCGCCGGCGTGAACTCACTCCTGAACAACAAACGCACTTTGCCCAGCAGGCTGCGGCAAGCATGATGGCGTATGCGCCGGTTGTGATGGCACATAGCGTAGCGTTGTTTCTCTCTTTTGATGGCGAGCTAGATACCCAACCGTTGATTGAGCAACTCTGGCGTAGCGGTAAACGCGTTTACCTGCCGGTGTTGCATCCATTCAGCCCCGGCAATTTGCTGTTTCTGCATTACCACCCACACAGTCAACTGGTGGTTAACCGTCTGAAAATTCAGGAACCGAAGCTGGATGTGCGCGATGTGTTACCGCTCAGCCAGCTCGACGTGCTGATTACGCCGCTGGTCGCCTTTGATGAACAAGGGCAACGCCTGGGAATGGGCGGTGGTTTTTACGATCGCACATTACAAAACTGGCGTGAATATGGCCTGCAACCGGTGGGTTACGCGCATGACTGCCAGGGTGTGGAGAAGCTGCCGGTGGAAGAGTGGGATATCCCGCTGCCTGCGGTGGTTACGCCATCCAGAATATGGCAGTGGTAA
- the fbaA gene encoding class II fructose-bisphosphate aldolase, translating to MSKIFDFVKPGVITGDDVQKVFQVAKENNFALPAVNCVGTDSINAVLEAAAKVKAPVIVQFSNGGAAFIAGKGVKTDVPQGAAILGAISGAHHVHQMAEHYGVPVILHTDHCAKKLLPWIDGLLDAGEKHFAATGKPLFSSHMIDLSEESLEENIAISSKYLARMAKMGMTLEIELGCTGGEEDGVDNSHMDASALYTQPEDVDYAYTELNKISPRFTIAASFGNVHGVYKPGNVKLTPTILRDSQEYVSKKHNLPHNSLNFVFHGGSGSSAQEIKDSVSYGVIKMNIDTDTQWATWEGILNYYKENEGYLQGQLGNPKGADQPNKKYYDPRVWLRAAQTSMVTRLEQAFKELNAVDVL from the coding sequence ATGTCTAAAATTTTTGATTTCGTAAAACCTGGCGTGATCACTGGTGATGACGTTCAGAAAGTGTTCCAGGTAGCTAAAGAAAACAACTTCGCTCTGCCTGCGGTTAACTGCGTGGGTACTGACTCCATTAACGCTGTTCTGGAAGCTGCAGCGAAAGTTAAAGCGCCTGTTATCGTTCAGTTCTCTAACGGCGGCGCTGCGTTCATCGCGGGTAAAGGCGTGAAAACCGATGTTCCTCAGGGCGCGGCAATCCTCGGCGCAATCTCAGGTGCGCATCACGTACACCAGATGGCAGAACATTACGGCGTGCCGGTTATTCTGCATACCGACCACTGCGCGAAAAAACTGCTGCCGTGGATCGACGGCCTGCTGGACGCGGGTGAAAAACACTTCGCAGCTACCGGTAAACCGCTGTTCTCTTCGCACATGATTGACCTGTCAGAAGAGTCTCTGGAAGAGAACATCGCGATCAGCTCCAAATATCTGGCGCGTATGGCCAAAATGGGCATGACGCTGGAAATCGAACTGGGTTGCACCGGTGGTGAAGAAGACGGCGTAGACAACAGCCATATGGACGCGTCTGCACTGTACACCCAGCCGGAAGACGTTGATTACGCTTACACCGAGCTGAACAAAATCAGCCCGCGTTTCACCATCGCCGCTTCCTTCGGTAACGTACACGGCGTATACAAACCGGGTAACGTGAAACTGACTCCGACTATCCTGCGCGATTCTCAGGAATATGTTTCCAAAAAACATAACCTGCCGCACAACAGCCTGAACTTCGTATTCCACGGTGGTTCCGGTTCTTCCGCTCAGGAAATCAAAGACTCCGTAAGCTACGGCGTTATCAAAATGAACATCGATACCGACACCCAATGGGCAACCTGGGAAGGTATTCTGAATTACTACAAAGAAAACGAAGGCTACCTGCAGGGCCAGTTGGGCAACCCGAAAGGCGCAGACCAGCCGAACAAAAAATACTACGATCCGCGTGTATGGCTGCGTGCAGCGCAGACCAGCATGGTGACTCGTCTGGAGCAGGCTTTCAAAGAGCTGAACGCGGTAGACGTTCTGTAA
- the argP gene encoding DNA-binding transcriptional regulator ArgP: MKRPDYRTLQALDAVIRERGFERAAQKLCITQSAVSQRIKQLENMFGQPLLVRTVPPRPTEQGQKLLALLRQVELLEEEWLGDEQTGSTPLLLSLAVNADSLATWLLPALAPVLADSPIRLNLQVEDETRTQERLRRGEVVGAVSIQPQALPSCLVDQLGALDYLFVGSKAFAERYFPNGVTRSALLKAPAVAFDHLDDMHQAFLQQYFDLPPGSVPCHIVNSSEAFVQLARQGTTCCMIPHLQIEKELNSGDLIDLTPGLLQRRMLYWHRFAPESRMMRNVTDALLEYGHRVLRQD; this comes from the coding sequence ATGAAACGTCCGGACTACAGAACATTACAGGCGCTTGATGCGGTTATTCGTGAGCGCGGATTTGAACGTGCCGCACAAAAGCTGTGTATTACCCAGTCCGCCGTGTCGCAGCGCATTAAGCAACTGGAAAATATGTTTGGTCAGCCGCTGCTGGTGCGTACCGTGCCGCCTCGCCCTACCGAGCAGGGGCAAAAACTGCTGGCGTTGCTGCGCCAGGTCGAACTACTGGAAGAAGAGTGGCTCGGCGATGAACAAACCGGTTCCACGCCGCTGCTGTTATCGCTGGCGGTCAACGCCGACAGCCTGGCGACCTGGCTGCTGCCTGCATTAGCCCCGGTACTGGCCGACTCACCGATTCGCCTGAATCTGCAGGTGGAAGACGAAACCCGCACTCAGGAGCGTTTGCGTCGCGGAGAAGTCGTTGGCGCAGTGAGTATTCAGCCGCAAGCGCTGCCCAGTTGCCTGGTCGACCAGCTTGGCGCGCTTGATTACCTGTTTGTCGGTTCGAAAGCGTTCGCCGAGCGTTATTTCCCGAACGGTGTCACCCGCTCTGCGCTGCTAAAAGCACCCGCGGTCGCGTTTGATCATCTCGATGATATGCATCAGGCTTTTTTACAGCAGTATTTCGACTTACCGCCAGGCAGCGTGCCTTGCCATATCGTCAACTCCTCCGAAGCGTTTGTACAACTGGCGCGTCAGGGAACGACCTGCTGCATGATCCCGCATCTGCAAATCGAAAAAGAGCTGAACAGCGGCGATCTGATCGACCTGACTCCCGGTTTGCTGCAGCGCCGGATGCTGTATTGGCACCGTTTTGCGCCGGAAAGCCGGATGATGCGCAACGTCACGGACGCACTGCTGGAATATGGGCATCGGGTGTTAAGGCAGGATTAA
- the pgk gene encoding phosphoglycerate kinase, translating into MSVIKMTDLDLAGKRVFIRADLNVPVKDGKVTSDARIRASLPTIELALKQGAKVMVTSHLGRPTEGEYNEEFSLLPVVNYLKDKLSNPVRLVKDYLDGVEVAAGELVVLENVRFNKGEKKDDEALSKKYAALCDVFVMDAFGTAHRAQASTHGIGKFADVACAGPLLADELEALGKALKEPARPMVAIVGGSKVSTKLTVLDSLSKIADQLIVGGGIANTFVAAQGHNVGKSLYEADLVDEAKRLLGTCDIPVPTDVRVATEFSETATATLKSVSDIKDDEQILDLGDVSAQKLAEILKNAKTILWNGPVGVFEFPNFRKGTEIVANAIADSDAFSIAGGGDTLAAIDLFGISDKISYISTGGGAFLEFVEGKVLPAVAMLEERAKK; encoded by the coding sequence ATGTCTGTAATTAAGATGACCGATCTGGATCTGGCTGGTAAACGCGTTTTCATCCGTGCTGATCTGAACGTGCCGGTTAAAGATGGCAAAGTGACCAGCGACGCGCGTATTCGTGCTTCTCTGCCGACCATTGAACTGGCGCTGAAGCAAGGTGCGAAAGTAATGGTGACTTCCCACCTGGGTCGTCCGACCGAAGGCGAGTACAACGAAGAATTCTCTCTGCTGCCGGTTGTTAACTATCTGAAAGACAAACTGTCCAACCCGGTTCGCTTGGTTAAAGACTACCTGGACGGCGTAGAAGTTGCCGCAGGTGAGCTGGTCGTTCTGGAAAACGTTCGCTTTAACAAAGGCGAGAAGAAAGACGACGAAGCGCTGTCTAAAAAATACGCTGCACTGTGCGACGTGTTCGTGATGGACGCATTCGGTACCGCGCACCGCGCGCAGGCGTCTACGCATGGTATCGGTAAATTTGCTGATGTTGCTTGCGCAGGCCCGCTGCTGGCAGACGAACTGGAAGCGCTGGGTAAAGCGCTGAAAGAACCGGCTCGTCCGATGGTTGCTATCGTTGGTGGTTCTAAAGTTTCCACTAAACTGACCGTTCTGGATTCGCTGTCAAAAATCGCTGACCAACTGATTGTAGGCGGCGGCATCGCTAACACCTTCGTTGCTGCTCAAGGCCACAATGTTGGTAAATCCCTGTACGAAGCCGACTTGGTTGATGAAGCCAAACGTCTGCTCGGTACTTGCGATATCCCGGTTCCGACGGATGTTCGCGTTGCGACGGAGTTCTCTGAAACCGCCACCGCGACCCTGAAATCTGTTTCTGACATCAAAGATGATGAGCAAATTCTGGATCTGGGCGACGTTTCTGCACAAAAACTGGCTGAAATCCTGAAAAACGCCAAAACTATTTTGTGGAACGGTCCGGTTGGTGTGTTTGAATTCCCGAACTTCCGTAAAGGTACCGAAATTGTGGCTAACGCGATTGCAGACAGCGACGCGTTCTCCATTGCAGGCGGCGGCGACACGCTGGCGGCGATTGACCTGTTTGGTATCTCTGACAAGATTTCCTACATCTCCACTGGCGGTGGCGCGTTCCTCGAATTTGTGGAAGGCAAAGTACTGCCGGCAGTAGCCATGCTCGAAGAGCGCGCTAAGAAGTAA
- a CDS encoding small-conductance mechanosensitive channel MscS: protein MEDLDVVDSINNAGSWLVNNQALLLSYVVNIVAAIAIIIVGMIVARIVSNTVNRLMVARHIDATVADFLSALVRYGIIAFTLIAALGRVGVQTASVIAVLGAAGLAIGLALQGSLSNLAAGVLLVTFRPFRSGEYVDLGGVAGTVLQVQIFSTTMRTVDGRIVVIPNGKIIAGNIVNFSREPVRRNEFIIGVAYDSDIDEVKRILTEIIQADERIIKDREMTVRLNELGPSSINFVVRVWSKSSDLQNVYWDVLELIKRRFDENGISFPYPQMDVNFKRVKDPAAQ from the coding sequence ATGGAAGATCTTGACGTTGTCGACAGCATTAATAATGCAGGTTCATGGCTGGTAAACAACCAGGCGCTGCTATTGAGCTATGTCGTTAATATCGTGGCCGCTATCGCTATCATCATTGTCGGGATGATTGTGGCGCGCATTGTCTCGAATACTGTTAACCGCCTGATGGTGGCGCGACACATCGATGCCACGGTGGCGGATTTTCTTTCCGCGCTGGTGCGCTACGGTATTATCGCGTTTACGTTGATTGCCGCGCTGGGGCGCGTTGGCGTGCAAACCGCTTCGGTGATCGCGGTTCTCGGTGCCGCCGGTCTGGCTATCGGTCTGGCGCTGCAAGGCTCGCTCTCTAACCTTGCTGCTGGCGTGCTGCTGGTAACCTTCCGCCCGTTCCGCTCAGGCGAGTATGTTGATCTGGGTGGTGTGGCCGGTACGGTATTGCAGGTGCAGATTTTCTCCACCACCATGCGCACTGTCGATGGGCGTATTGTGGTTATTCCGAACGGCAAAATCATCGCCGGGAATATTGTTAACTTCTCCCGTGAACCGGTGCGGCGCAACGAGTTTATTATTGGCGTGGCGTATGATTCCGATATCGATGAGGTGAAACGCATCCTGACTGAAATTATTCAGGCTGACGAACGCATTATCAAAGATCGCGAAATGACGGTACGCCTCAATGAATTAGGACCTTCATCGATCAATTTTGTAGTCCGCGTCTGGAGCAAGAGCAGCGATCTGCAAAACGTTTATTGGGATGTACTGGAACTTATCAAACGCCGTTTTGATGAAAACGGCATCAGTTTCCCGTATCCACAAATGGACGTGAACTTCAAACGCGTGAAAGATCCCGCCGCGCAATAA
- the argO gene encoding arginine exporter ArgO — translation MLSYYFQGLMLGAALILPLGPQNAFVMNQGIRRQFHIMTAALCTLSDVLLICAGIFGGSALLMQSPWLLALVTWGGVAFLLWYGFGALKTALGSNIELASAEAMRQGRWRIIATMLAVTWLNPHVYLDTFVVLGSLGGQLEAEPKRWFALGTVSASCLWFFSLALLAAWLAPRLRTVQAQRVINTLVGLVMWFIAFQLAREGVHHMQGLFS, via the coding sequence GTGCTATCTTATTATTTTCAAGGCCTTATGCTTGGGGCTGCGTTGATCTTGCCGCTTGGGCCACAAAATGCCTTTGTCATGAATCAGGGCATCCGCAGGCAGTTCCACATCATGACTGCGGCGCTTTGCACGCTCAGCGACGTATTACTGATTTGTGCGGGCATTTTCGGTGGGAGCGCATTGCTGATGCAGTCGCCGTGGCTATTGGCATTGGTGACGTGGGGCGGCGTGGCGTTTCTACTGTGGTATGGCTTTGGCGCACTGAAAACGGCGCTCGGTAGCAACATTGAATTGGCGAGTGCTGAAGCAATGCGCCAGGGGCGCTGGCGCATAATCGCCACCATGCTGGCGGTTACATGGTTGAATCCCCACGTTTACCTCGATACGTTTGTGGTACTCGGCAGTCTTGGCGGTCAGCTTGAGGCGGAGCCAAAACGCTGGTTTGCACTGGGCACAGTGAGCGCCTCCTGCCTGTGGTTTTTCAGTCTTGCTTTACTTGCGGCCTGGCTTGCTCCTCGTTTGCGAACGGTGCAAGCACAGCGGGTGATTAACACCCTGGTGGGCCTGGTGATGTGGTTTATCGCTTTCCAACTGGCGCGCGAAGGGGTGCACCATATGCAGGGATTATTCAGTTAA
- the serA gene encoding phosphoglycerate dehydrogenase, with amino-acid sequence MAKVSLEKDKIKFLLVEGVHQKALDSLRAAGYTNIEFHKGALDSEQLKESIRDAHFIGLRSRTQLTEDIIAAAEKLVAIGCFCIGTNQVNLDAAAKRGIPVFNAPFSNTRSVAELVIGELLLLMRGIPEANAKAHRGIWNKLAVGSYEARGKKLGIIGYGHIGTQLGILAESLGMHVYFYDIESKLPLGNATQVQHLSDLLNMSDVVSLHVPENASTKDMIGPEELALMKPGALLINAARGTVVDIPALCDALKRKHLAGAAIDVFPTEPATNSDPFDSPLCEFDNVLLTPHIGGSTQEAQENIGLEVAGKLIKYSDNGSTLSAVNFPEVSLPLHGGRRLLHIHENRPGVLTALNQIFASQNINIAAQYLQTTPYMGYVVIDIEADEDVAQKALQSMKAIPGTIRSRLLF; translated from the coding sequence ATGGCAAAGGTATCACTGGAGAAAGACAAGATTAAATTTCTGCTCGTCGAAGGGGTGCACCAGAAAGCTCTGGATAGCCTTCGCGCTGCGGGTTACACCAATATTGAGTTTCACAAAGGCGCGCTGGATAGCGAGCAACTGAAAGAGTCCATCCGTGATGCCCACTTTATCGGCCTGCGATCCCGTACTCAACTGACTGAAGATATCATCGCTGCGGCGGAAAAACTGGTGGCTATCGGCTGTTTCTGTATCGGTACCAACCAGGTAAATCTGGATGCGGCGGCGAAGCGCGGTATTCCGGTATTCAACGCGCCGTTCTCCAACACCCGTTCGGTGGCAGAGTTAGTCATTGGCGAGCTGCTGCTGCTGATGCGCGGTATTCCTGAAGCGAACGCCAAAGCGCACCGTGGTATCTGGAACAAGCTGGCAGTTGGTTCGTATGAAGCGCGTGGTAAAAAACTCGGTATCATCGGTTACGGTCATATTGGTACGCAGCTCGGTATTCTGGCGGAATCGCTGGGGATGCACGTCTATTTCTATGATATCGAAAGCAAATTGCCACTCGGCAATGCAACGCAGGTGCAACATCTCTCCGACTTGCTGAATATGAGCGATGTGGTGAGCCTACATGTGCCGGAAAACGCTTCTACAAAAGATATGATCGGGCCGGAAGAGCTGGCGCTGATGAAACCGGGCGCACTGCTGATCAACGCCGCGCGCGGTACGGTGGTGGATATTCCGGCACTGTGCGATGCGCTGAAGCGTAAACATCTGGCGGGCGCGGCAATCGACGTGTTCCCGACTGAACCGGCGACCAACAGCGATCCGTTTGACTCTCCGCTGTGTGAGTTCGACAACGTTCTGCTGACGCCACACATTGGCGGTTCCACGCAGGAAGCGCAGGAAAATATCGGTCTGGAAGTGGCCGGTAAACTGATCAAATATTCCGACAACGGTTCAACGCTTTCTGCGGTGAATTTCCCGGAAGTTTCTTTGCCGTTGCACGGTGGTCGTCGTTTACTGCACATCCACGAAAACCGCCCTGGTGTGCTGACCGCGCTTAACCAGATTTTCGCCAGCCAGAATATCAACATTGCAGCGCAGTACCTGCAAACCACGCCGTATATGGGTTATGTGGTTATTGATATCGAAGCGGATGAAGATGTGGCGCAGAAAGCGCTGCAGAGCATGAAAGCGATTCCGGGCACCATTCGTTCCCGTCTGCTGTTCTAA
- a CDS encoding oxidative stress defense protein: protein MKFKVMALAAMVGFSGMAVQASELPDGPHIVTSGTASVDATPDIATLAIEVNVAAKDAASAKKQADDRVAQYLSFLEQNGIARKDINSANLRTQPDYDYQNGKSILKGYRAVRTVEVTLRELDKLNSLLDGALKAGLNEIRSVSLGVAQPESFKDKARKAAIDDATHQAQQLAAGFNAKLGPIYSVRYHVSNYQPSPMVRMMKADAPEAASAQETYEQPSIQFADQVDVVFQLEPTQSQPQTAAPAK, encoded by the coding sequence GTGAAATTTAAAGTGATGGCCCTGGCGGCAATGGTCGGTTTCAGCGGGATGGCGGTACAGGCGAGCGAATTGCCAGACGGCCCGCATATTGTCACCTCAGGTACGGCAAGCGTGGACGCGACCCCGGACATCGCCACGCTGGCGATTGAGGTCAATGTCGCCGCGAAAGACGCTGCCTCAGCCAAAAAACAGGCCGATGACCGTGTTGCGCAATATCTTAGCTTTCTTGAGCAAAACGGCATTGCCCGAAAAGACATTAATTCTGCGAACTTACGCACACAACCTGATTATGACTACCAGAACGGCAAAAGCATCCTGAAAGGCTACCGCGCAGTGCGTACTGTGGAAGTCACGCTGCGTGAGCTGGATAAACTCAATTCACTACTGGATGGCGCGCTAAAAGCGGGGCTGAACGAAATTCGTTCTGTATCGCTGGGCGTTGCGCAACCAGAGTCATTCAAAGATAAAGCGCGCAAAGCGGCTATCGATGATGCAACGCACCAGGCGCAGCAGTTAGCGGCGGGCTTTAACGCTAAACTTGGCCCGATCTACAGCGTGCGCTACCATGTGTCCAACTATCAGCCGAGTCCAATGGTTCGCATGATGAAAGCGGATGCGCCAGAAGCCGCTTCCGCACAGGAAACCTATGAGCAACCGTCGATTCAGTTTGCTGATCAGGTAGATGTTGTGTTCCAGTTGGAACCGACTCAGAGCCAGCCGCAGACTGCGGCACCGGCGAAGTAA